Below is a window of Mucilaginibacter ginkgonis DNA.
AAAGGCTAAGTCGTTTCAAAAGTTTGCTTTCAATGATAAACTTGTTATCGACCCGGTGTTGAAATATAACATCGATGAGCACTCCTATATTTCTGCTGAATATATTTACACTCAGCAGCAATTTAAGCAGTACCTGCTAACGGTATTTACGCCTTACGGCTTTGGATCTTTGCCAACTGATTTTAGTATAACCGACCCCAACAACACGCCGACAAAGGCATTTGAAAACAACGCATTCCTAACTTACCACAATAGCTTTAACAGCAAATGGCAGCTAACGGCAAAGGCAACATACGTGGCAGATAACTTAACCGGCAGTTATTTTTTCGTGTCGAAGTATACGCCCGCGACACCAAACCTGCTGCAAAGGCGGGTCACTTACGAGAAGTTCAACACTAGTGTTTTTGCCGCGCAAGCATTTCTGAATGGTGAATTTGCAACCGGTGCCATCACCCATAAAATACTTGCCGGGTTGGATTACAACAACAAAAACCTGCTGGCCTACTCGGGTTATAATGACCCTACCGCTAATCAGGCATTGTACCCGCTTGACGTAAACAACCCCGTTTACGGAATACCTTTCGACGCGAATGTTAAGCAGGGAAAACTTGCAGACATTGCTACCAACAAGTCGGCAGTGCGATATGGCGCAGCATATGCGCAGGACGAACTGAATATGCTGGATGACAGATTGCGCGTTACCATTGCTGCCCGCCTAACTACATCAACAAGCAGCATAGCCATACCAACGGTGACAGGCGTATCTAATACGGTTGTCACGCCAAGGCTCGGCCTCGATTATTCACTCACCAATAATTTCTCTGCCTATGCATTGTTCGATAAAACCTTTACGCCGCAAAGCGGCATCAGCGCTACCGGCGGACTTTTTGCGCCATTAAGAGGGCAAGACCTTGAAGCAGGGTTAAAGAAGGATTGGGCAAATGGCAAGTGGAATACCACGTTATCGGTTTATCGCATCACGCGCAATAATATTATTGTGACGGACCCGGCAACTAATCTGCAATCGCAAATAGGGCAAACGATCTCAAAAGGTATAGAATTCGACCTGAAGGGCGAGATCGTAAAAGGGCTTGACTGCGTGATAAATTACGCGTACACCGATGCCTATATCTCTAAAGATGCCAACGCCACACTTATCGGGTTACCTGCGCCTTATCGTGTTAAGCATATCCAAAATACCTGGCTTAACTACAAGCTGCCTTTAAAATCAATTAGCGGGTTTGCGCTTTCAGGAGGCTATCAATTGCAGACAGGCAGGGCCGGGCGATATTCGCAGGAAAATGGGTTGAACATAGCGCCCATATTCAGGCTTGATGGTGGCATC
It encodes the following:
- a CDS encoding TonB-dependent siderophore receptor; the protein is MYKYLSTIPLVFFFNILLAQSTKRDTTKKDSTNHNLKEVTVTTRYYKTYKIDRSSNTLKLTTPLLKLPQNIQEVDKDVLTDQQAINISESITRNVSGAMRNNTADFYNPFIFMRGAAVNTLRNGMDVSMIYYGPTPEDASIIDRMEFIKGPAGYVNAIGDPAGSFNLVTKQPTGTNNNHINFTAGSFNLYRLSVDLDDNLNDDKKWQYRLNVTGQKAKSFQKFAFNDKLVIDPVLKYNIDEHSYISAEYIYTQQQFKQYLLTVFTPYGFGSLPTDFSITDPNNTPTKAFENNAFLTYHNSFNSKWQLTAKATYVADNLTGSYFFVSKYTPATPNLLQRRVTYEKFNTSVFAAQAFLNGEFATGAITHKILAGLDYNNKNLLAYSGYNDPTANQALYPLDVNNPVYGIPFDANVKQGKLADIATNKSAVRYGAAYAQDELNMLDDRLRVTIAARLTTSTSSIAIPTVTGVSNTVVTPRLGLDYSLTNNFSAYALFDKTFTPQSGISATGGLFAPLRGQDLEAGLKKDWANGKWNTTLSVYRITRNNIIVTDPATNLQSQIGQTISKGIEFDLKGEIVKGLDCVINYAYTDAYISKDANATLIGLPAPYRVKHIQNTWLNYKLPLKSISGFALSGGYQLQTGRAGRYSQENGLNIAPIFRLDGGIGWSNSRFSVNGIVNNILNRLNYGSAWITPVAINPTGLYAYVPYPPREYRVSIGYSF